One part of the Strigops habroptila isolate Jane chromosome 23, bStrHab1.2.pri, whole genome shotgun sequence genome encodes these proteins:
- the LOC115618687 gene encoding twist-related protein 2-like, protein MKEESMCPESPEGSLVTSEEEGERLHKKCHRKRGQGGKAAEECGVPSPQGKRSKRSPVPQPFEDVHTQRVIANVRERQRTQSLNDAFAELRKIIPTLPSDKLSKIQTLKLAARYIDFLYQVLQSDELDHKITSCNYLAHERLSYAFSVWRMEGAWSMSASH, encoded by the coding sequence ATGAAAGAGGAAAGCATGTGCCCGGAGTCGCCCGAGGGCAGCCTGGTCACCAGCGAGGAGGAGGGCGAGCGGCTGCACAAGAAATGCCACCGCAAGCGCGGCCAGGGCGGGAAGGCGGCCGAGGAGTGCGGGGTCCCGTCACCGCAGGGCAAGCGGAGCAAGCGCAGCCCCGTGCCGCAGCCCTTCGAGGACGTGCACACACAGCGTGTCATCGCCAACGTGCGGGAACGCCAACGCACCCAGTCCCTCAACGACGCCTTCGCCGAGCTGCGGAAGATCATCCCCACGCTGCCCTCCGACAAGCTGAGCAAGATCCAGACCCTCAAGCTGGCCGCCCGCTACATAGACTTCTTGTACCAGGTCCTGCAGAGCGATGAGCTGGACCACAAGATCACCAGCTGCAACTACCTGGCCCACGAGAGGCTTAGCTATGCCTTCTCCGTCTGGAGGATGGAAGGGGCTTGGTCCATGTCTGCATCCCACTGA